A window of Euwallacea fornicatus isolate EFF26 chromosome 25, ASM4011564v1, whole genome shotgun sequence contains these coding sequences:
- the Sarm gene encoding NAD(+) hydrolase sarm1 isoform X10 codes for MKNMKNEMKNISLSSYKLPNTIQKLRSSLENLSRYVKRHVSLGWKPSAKRRTISKPKVNGVQVDDDNDDNNEVNSEPVITYPDDSRAPSEVGSPQPNNAVESLTFQHKTTNNFVKTKVIQDGLTAEKESANMAQSKKLQTGDMTFEERKAAAAHTARLEMDGISAEKRQIKAKEARSLTSGDVSQQESKNLAHTNMTLKSETFSTEQSATESQERLQKVTAGGVYNKEHNRSSTRETITTSKGLIKASDAKMISQLHGLMNGNPEEQLLSTSFDDLDQLSASSQHSDIQRAIDKYTAYLDNSIKYIQKQEQIGKIPQILSKMNDVVRKAWAVPTFGHELGYSLCNTLRKCGGLDILMNNCTKSEEDLQFNSAKLLEQCLTTENRGHVVENGLDKVVNVACYCTKHTNSVEHSRVGTGILEHLFKHSEETCSDVVRLGGLDALLFECRKSDVETLRHCAGALANLSLYGGAENQEAMIKRKVPMWLFPLAFHNDDNIKYYACLAITVLVANAEIESEVIQSGTLDLVEPFVTTHNPSEFAKSNLAHAHGQSKTWLKHLVPVLSSKREEARNLAAFHFCMEAGIKKQQGNTNIFQEIGATEALKKVASCPNAVASKYAAQALRLIGEEVPHKLSQQVPLWSCEDVEEWVKQIGFLEIAPSFVESRVDGDLLLQLTEDNLREDIGLTNGIKRKRFTRELQKLKRMADYTSRDTANINNFLQSLGPEFSTYTYSVLNAGVETKDALRNISEDQLLHECGIKNSIHRFRIMEGIRQLENRISSEMNDESPDKSLDVFVSYRRSNGSQLASLLKVHLQLRGFSVFIDVERLEAGKFDNNLLQSIHKAKHFLLVLTPFALERCKHDHEKKDWVHREIVAALSANCNIIPIIDNFTFPEPDELPEDMRQVCHFNAVRWIHDYQDACVDKLERFMLGELKARSSEGSLIRVGLNKGDMTPGTPSNPNLVRQPPSYQRMHSNDSGSGKGSDKEMNGNSGLRD; via the exons ATGAAGAACATGAAGAACGAGATGAAGAACATCAGCTTGTCGAGCTACAAATTACCCAACACTATTCAGAAACTTAGGAGCTCCCTAGAAAATTTA tcGAGATACGTGAAACGACACGTTAGCCTGGGATGGAAACCCTCAGCTAAAAGACGAACGATATCGAAACCGAAAGTTAACGGGGTACAG GTGGATGATGACAATGACGACAACAATGAGGTAAACTCCGAGCCGGTCATTACCTATCCGGATGATAGCAGAGCGCCTTCGGAAGTGGGATCGCCACAACCCAACAATGCCGTAGAAAGTTTGACTTTTCAGCACAAAACCACAAATAACTTCGTGAAGACAAAA GTGATTCAAGATGGACTCACAGCCGAGAAGGAGAGCGCAAACATGGCCCAATCTAAAAAGCTACAAACCGGAGACATGACCTTTGAGGAAAGGAAGGCTGCAGCTGCCCATACAGCCCGATTGGAAATGGACGGGATTTCTGCTGAAAAACGTCAAATCAAAGCAAAA GAAGCTAGAAGTCTAACATCAGGAGATGTAAGCCAGCAGGAATCCAAAAATTTAGCTCATACTAACATGACACTGAAGAGCGAGACTTTTAGCACTGAACAATCTGCCACAGAATCTCAAGAGCGACTTCAAAAAGTAACAGCTGGTGGAGTTTACAACAAGGAGCACAATCGATCTTCGACCAGGGAGACCATCACTACTAGTAAAGGATTAATTAAAGCTTCGGATGCCAAGATGATTTCTCAG CTGCACGGACTGATGAATGGCAATCCAGAAGAACAACTTCTCTCCACCTCATTCGATGACCTAGATCAGCTCTCGGCATCGTCCCAGCACAGCGACATACAGAGGGCAATAGATAAATATACCgcttatctggataactcaatTAAATACATCCAGAAGCAAGAACAAATTGGCAAAATCCCTCAAATCCTCAGCAAAATGAACGACGTTGTCCGTAAAGCATGGGCAGTGCCGACGTTCGGCCACGAATTAGGATACTCTTTATGCAACACCCTAAGGAAATGCGGGGGTCTGGACATCCTTATGAATAACTGCACGAAGTCTGAAGAAGATTTGCAGTTTAATAGTGCAAAACTTCTGGAACAGTGCCTTACAACTGAAAATCGTGGACACGTGGTAGAGAACGGTTTGGACAAAGTAGTAAATGTTGCCTGTTACTGCACGAAACATACGAATTCTGTAGAACATTCAAGAGTGGGGACTGGAATTCTCGAACATCTGTTCAAGCACAGTGAAGAAACTTGTAGCGACGTGGTTAGATTAGGAGGATTGGATGCTCTGCTGTTCGAATGTCGAAAAAGCGACGTTGAGACTCTGCGTCACTGTGCCGGAGCTCTGGCCAATTTAAGTCTGTACGGTGGGGCTGAAAATCAGGAAGCTATGATTAAACGCAAAGTACCCATGTGGCTGTTTCCACTGGCTTTCCATAACGATGACAATATCAAGTATTATGCCTGCTTGGCCATAACAGTTCTAGTAGCTAACGCCGAAATCGAATCTGAAGTAATCCAGTCCGGCACGTTAGATTTAGTGGAGCCTTTCGTTACTACGCACAACCCTTCGGAATTCGCCAAATCCAATCTCGCCCATGCTCACGGACAAAGCAAAACCTGGCTAAAGCATTTAGTACCAGTCCTAAGCTCAAAACGAGAAGAAGCGAGGAATTTAGCAGCTTTCCATTTTTGCATGGAGGCGGGAATCAAGAAACAACAAGGCAATACgaatattttccaagaaaTCGGAGCGACAGAGGCTTTAAAGAAAGTGGCAAGCTGCCCCAACGCTGTTGCCTCCAAATATGCAGCACAGGCCTTGAGGTTAATAGGGGAAGAGGTGCCGCATAAACTCAGCCAGCAAGTACCATTGTGGTCGTGTGAAGACGTGGAAGAGTGGGTGAAGCAAATCGGATTTTTAGAAATCGCACCTAGTTTCGTGGAAAGCAGAGTGGACGGGGATCTGTTGCTGCAACTTACCGAGGATAATTTGAGAGAGGACATTGGACTGACAAATGGAATTAAAAGGAAAAG ATTTACCAGAGAACTACAGAAACTAAAACGAATGGCTGATTACACGTCCCGAGACACGGCCAACATCAACAACTTCCTTCAATCGCTGGGCCCTGAATTTTCCACGTACACCTACAGCGTCTTGAATGCCGGAGTGGAAACCAAAGACGCCTTGAGGAACATCTCCGAAGACCAACTATTGCACGAGTGCGGCATCAAAAATTCCATCCACAGGTTTAGAATAATGGAGGGAATCAGGCAGCTAGAGAACAGGATAAGCAGCGAAATGAATGATGAGAGCCCGGACAAGTCCCTTGACGTCTTCGTCAGCTACAGGCGATCAAATGGTTCGCAACTGGCTAGTTTGCTGAAGGTTCACCTGCAGCTGCGAGGTTTTAGTGTGTTCATTGATGTGGAGAGACTGGAAGCGGgcaaatttgacaacaattTACTGCAGAGCATCCATAAggctaaacattttttgctggTGTTGACGCCGTTTGCTTTGGAGAGGTGCAAGCACGACCACGAGAAAAAAGACTGGGTACATAGG GAGATAGTGGCAGCTCTATCTGCAAACTGTAACATAATCCCTATCATTGACAATTTTACATTCCCCGAACCGGATGAACTTCCCGAAGATATGCGACAAGTGTGCCATTTCAATGCTGTACGGTGGATTCACGATTATCAAGATGCTTGTGTGGACAAACTTGAGAG GTTCATGCTAGGTGAACTAAAAGCCCGAAGCAGCGAAGGAAGTCTCATTAGAGTTGGCCTGAATAAGGGAGACATGACTCCTGGCACCCCCTCCAACCCTAATCTGGTAAGGCAGCCACCAAGCTACCAGAGAATGCACAGCAATGATTCTGGAAGCGGAAAGGGCTCGGATAAGGAGATGAACGGGAATTCGGGACTTCGAGATTGA
- the Sarm gene encoding NAD(+) hydrolase sarm1 isoform X1, giving the protein MWPEKNWTWRKKNELPLREDFLKRRSLFDTSPTLPTVGKYYETLISKLWMATDFPNDHNANGNEPNMLTLKNPSRTIVTTTSQLQSNSQSSSTTTRVKSQSSSTSTSTQRVHVSSTSDLKAAKSDLVDLQNNMKNMKNEMKNISLSSYKLPNTIQKLRSSLENLSRYVKRHVSLGWKPSAKRRTISKPKVNGVQVDDDNDDNNEVNSEPVITYPDDSRAPSEVGSPQPNNAVESLTFQHKTTNNFVKTKVIQDGLTAEKESANMAQSKKLQTGDMTFEERKAAAAHTARLEMDGISAEKRQIKAKEARSLTSGDVSQQESKNLAHTNMTLKSETFSTEQSATESQERLQKVTAGGVYNKEHNRSSTRETITTSKGLIKASDAKMISQLHGLMNGNPEEQLLSTSFDDLDQLSASSQHSDIQRAIDKYTAYLDNSIKYIQKQEQIGKIPQILSKMNDVVRKAWAVPTFGHELGYSLCNTLRKCGGLDILMNNCTKSEEDLQFNSAKLLEQCLTTENRGHVVENGLDKVVNVACYCTKHTNSVEHSRVGTGILEHLFKHSEETCSDVVRLGGLDALLFECRKSDVETLRHCAGALANLSLYGGAENQEAMIKRKVPMWLFPLAFHNDDNIKYYACLAITVLVANAEIESEVIQSGTLDLVEPFVTTHNPSEFAKSNLAHAHGQSKTWLKHLVPVLSSKREEARNLAAFHFCMEAGIKKQQGNTNIFQEIGATEALKKVASCPNAVASKYAAQALRLIGEEVPHKLSQQVPLWSCEDVEEWVKQIGFLEIAPSFVESRVDGDLLLQLTEDNLREDIGLTNGIKRKRFTRELQKLKRMADYTSRDTANINNFLQSLGPEFSTYTYSVLNAGVETKDALRNISEDQLLHECGIKNSIHRFRIMEGIRQLENRISSEMNDESPDKSLDVFVSYRRSNGSQLASLLKVHLQLRGFSVFIDVERLEAGKFDNNLLQSIHKAKHFLLVLTPFALERCKHDHEKKDWVHREIVAALSANCNIIPIIDNFTFPEPDELPEDMRQVCHFNAVRWIHDYQDACVDKLERFMLGELKARSSEGSLIRVGLNKGDMTPGTPSNPNLVRQPPSYQRMHSNDSGSGKGSDKEMNGNSGLRD; this is encoded by the exons ATGTGGCCGGAGAAGAACTGGACATGGAGGAAGAAAAACGAGCTACCGCTAAgggaagattttttaaagcgaAGAAGTTTGTTTGATACCTCGCCAACGCTACCAACGGTTGGTAAATATTATGAAacattaatttcgaaattatgG ATGGCTACCGACTTTCCAAATGACCATAATGCGAACGGGAACGAGCCGAATATGTTAACGTTGAAGAATCCATCAAGGACAATAGTGACCACAACTTCACAG TTGCAATCAAATTCGCAATCGAGCTCGACGACCACACGTGTAAAATCCCAAAGCTCATCAACGAGCACTTCGACTCAGAGAGTTCATGTATCGTCGACTTCCGATTTGAAGGCTGCGAAATCTGACCTGGTCGATTTGCAAAACAACATGAAGAACATGAAGAACGAGATGAAGAACATCAGCTTGTCGAGCTACAAATTACCCAACACTATTCAGAAACTTAGGAGCTCCCTAGAAAATTTA tcGAGATACGTGAAACGACACGTTAGCCTGGGATGGAAACCCTCAGCTAAAAGACGAACGATATCGAAACCGAAAGTTAACGGGGTACAG GTGGATGATGACAATGACGACAACAATGAGGTAAACTCCGAGCCGGTCATTACCTATCCGGATGATAGCAGAGCGCCTTCGGAAGTGGGATCGCCACAACCCAACAATGCCGTAGAAAGTTTGACTTTTCAGCACAAAACCACAAATAACTTCGTGAAGACAAAA GTGATTCAAGATGGACTCACAGCCGAGAAGGAGAGCGCAAACATGGCCCAATCTAAAAAGCTACAAACCGGAGACATGACCTTTGAGGAAAGGAAGGCTGCAGCTGCCCATACAGCCCGATTGGAAATGGACGGGATTTCTGCTGAAAAACGTCAAATCAAAGCAAAA GAAGCTAGAAGTCTAACATCAGGAGATGTAAGCCAGCAGGAATCCAAAAATTTAGCTCATACTAACATGACACTGAAGAGCGAGACTTTTAGCACTGAACAATCTGCCACAGAATCTCAAGAGCGACTTCAAAAAGTAACAGCTGGTGGAGTTTACAACAAGGAGCACAATCGATCTTCGACCAGGGAGACCATCACTACTAGTAAAGGATTAATTAAAGCTTCGGATGCCAAGATGATTTCTCAG CTGCACGGACTGATGAATGGCAATCCAGAAGAACAACTTCTCTCCACCTCATTCGATGACCTAGATCAGCTCTCGGCATCGTCCCAGCACAGCGACATACAGAGGGCAATAGATAAATATACCgcttatctggataactcaatTAAATACATCCAGAAGCAAGAACAAATTGGCAAAATCCCTCAAATCCTCAGCAAAATGAACGACGTTGTCCGTAAAGCATGGGCAGTGCCGACGTTCGGCCACGAATTAGGATACTCTTTATGCAACACCCTAAGGAAATGCGGGGGTCTGGACATCCTTATGAATAACTGCACGAAGTCTGAAGAAGATTTGCAGTTTAATAGTGCAAAACTTCTGGAACAGTGCCTTACAACTGAAAATCGTGGACACGTGGTAGAGAACGGTTTGGACAAAGTAGTAAATGTTGCCTGTTACTGCACGAAACATACGAATTCTGTAGAACATTCAAGAGTGGGGACTGGAATTCTCGAACATCTGTTCAAGCACAGTGAAGAAACTTGTAGCGACGTGGTTAGATTAGGAGGATTGGATGCTCTGCTGTTCGAATGTCGAAAAAGCGACGTTGAGACTCTGCGTCACTGTGCCGGAGCTCTGGCCAATTTAAGTCTGTACGGTGGGGCTGAAAATCAGGAAGCTATGATTAAACGCAAAGTACCCATGTGGCTGTTTCCACTGGCTTTCCATAACGATGACAATATCAAGTATTATGCCTGCTTGGCCATAACAGTTCTAGTAGCTAACGCCGAAATCGAATCTGAAGTAATCCAGTCCGGCACGTTAGATTTAGTGGAGCCTTTCGTTACTACGCACAACCCTTCGGAATTCGCCAAATCCAATCTCGCCCATGCTCACGGACAAAGCAAAACCTGGCTAAAGCATTTAGTACCAGTCCTAAGCTCAAAACGAGAAGAAGCGAGGAATTTAGCAGCTTTCCATTTTTGCATGGAGGCGGGAATCAAGAAACAACAAGGCAATACgaatattttccaagaaaTCGGAGCGACAGAGGCTTTAAAGAAAGTGGCAAGCTGCCCCAACGCTGTTGCCTCCAAATATGCAGCACAGGCCTTGAGGTTAATAGGGGAAGAGGTGCCGCATAAACTCAGCCAGCAAGTACCATTGTGGTCGTGTGAAGACGTGGAAGAGTGGGTGAAGCAAATCGGATTTTTAGAAATCGCACCTAGTTTCGTGGAAAGCAGAGTGGACGGGGATCTGTTGCTGCAACTTACCGAGGATAATTTGAGAGAGGACATTGGACTGACAAATGGAATTAAAAGGAAAAG ATTTACCAGAGAACTACAGAAACTAAAACGAATGGCTGATTACACGTCCCGAGACACGGCCAACATCAACAACTTCCTTCAATCGCTGGGCCCTGAATTTTCCACGTACACCTACAGCGTCTTGAATGCCGGAGTGGAAACCAAAGACGCCTTGAGGAACATCTCCGAAGACCAACTATTGCACGAGTGCGGCATCAAAAATTCCATCCACAGGTTTAGAATAATGGAGGGAATCAGGCAGCTAGAGAACAGGATAAGCAGCGAAATGAATGATGAGAGCCCGGACAAGTCCCTTGACGTCTTCGTCAGCTACAGGCGATCAAATGGTTCGCAACTGGCTAGTTTGCTGAAGGTTCACCTGCAGCTGCGAGGTTTTAGTGTGTTCATTGATGTGGAGAGACTGGAAGCGGgcaaatttgacaacaattTACTGCAGAGCATCCATAAggctaaacattttttgctggTGTTGACGCCGTTTGCTTTGGAGAGGTGCAAGCACGACCACGAGAAAAAAGACTGGGTACATAGG GAGATAGTGGCAGCTCTATCTGCAAACTGTAACATAATCCCTATCATTGACAATTTTACATTCCCCGAACCGGATGAACTTCCCGAAGATATGCGACAAGTGTGCCATTTCAATGCTGTACGGTGGATTCACGATTATCAAGATGCTTGTGTGGACAAACTTGAGAG GTTCATGCTAGGTGAACTAAAAGCCCGAAGCAGCGAAGGAAGTCTCATTAGAGTTGGCCTGAATAAGGGAGACATGACTCCTGGCACCCCCTCCAACCCTAATCTGGTAAGGCAGCCACCAAGCTACCAGAGAATGCACAGCAATGATTCTGGAAGCGGAAAGGGCTCGGATAAGGAGATGAACGGGAATTCGGGACTTCGAGATTGA
- the Sarm gene encoding NAD(+) hydrolase sarm1 isoform X5, which translates to MWPEKNWTWRKKNELPLREDFLKRRSLFDTSPTLPTVGKYYETLISKLWMATDFPNDHNANGNEPNMLTLKNPSRTIVTTTSQLQSNSQSSSTTTRVKSQSSSTSTSTQRVHVSSTSDLKAAKSDLVDLQNNMKNMKNEMKNISLSSYKLPNTIQKLRSSLENLVDDDNDDNNEVNSEPVITYPDDSRAPSEVGSPQPNNAVESLTFQHKTTNNFVKTKVIQDGLTAEKESANMAQSKKLQTGDMTFEERKAAAAHTARLEMDGISAEKRQIKAKEARSLTSGDVSQQESKNLAHTNMTLKSETFSTEQSATESQERLQKVTAGGVYNKEHNRSSTRETITTSKGLIKASDAKMISQLHGLMNGNPEEQLLSTSFDDLDQLSASSQHSDIQRAIDKYTAYLDNSIKYIQKQEQIGKIPQILSKMNDVVRKAWAVPTFGHELGYSLCNTLRKCGGLDILMNNCTKSEEDLQFNSAKLLEQCLTTENRGHVVENGLDKVVNVACYCTKHTNSVEHSRVGTGILEHLFKHSEETCSDVVRLGGLDALLFECRKSDVETLRHCAGALANLSLYGGAENQEAMIKRKVPMWLFPLAFHNDDNIKYYACLAITVLVANAEIESEVIQSGTLDLVEPFVTTHNPSEFAKSNLAHAHGQSKTWLKHLVPVLSSKREEARNLAAFHFCMEAGIKKQQGNTNIFQEIGATEALKKVASCPNAVASKYAAQALRLIGEEVPHKLSQQVPLWSCEDVEEWVKQIGFLEIAPSFVESRVDGDLLLQLTEDNLREDIGLTNGIKRKRFTRELQKLKRMADYTSRDTANINNFLQSLGPEFSTYTYSVLNAGVETKDALRNISEDQLLHECGIKNSIHRFRIMEGIRQLENRISSEMNDESPDKSLDVFVSYRRSNGSQLASLLKVHLQLRGFSVFIDVERLEAGKFDNNLLQSIHKAKHFLLVLTPFALERCKHDHEKKDWVHREIVAALSANCNIIPIIDNFTFPEPDELPEDMRQVCHFNAVRWIHDYQDACVDKLERFMLGELKARSSEGSLIRVGLNKGDMTPGTPSNPNLVRQPPSYQRMHSNDSGSGKGSDKEMNGNSGLRD; encoded by the exons ATGTGGCCGGAGAAGAACTGGACATGGAGGAAGAAAAACGAGCTACCGCTAAgggaagattttttaaagcgaAGAAGTTTGTTTGATACCTCGCCAACGCTACCAACGGTTGGTAAATATTATGAAacattaatttcgaaattatgG ATGGCTACCGACTTTCCAAATGACCATAATGCGAACGGGAACGAGCCGAATATGTTAACGTTGAAGAATCCATCAAGGACAATAGTGACCACAACTTCACAG TTGCAATCAAATTCGCAATCGAGCTCGACGACCACACGTGTAAAATCCCAAAGCTCATCAACGAGCACTTCGACTCAGAGAGTTCATGTATCGTCGACTTCCGATTTGAAGGCTGCGAAATCTGACCTGGTCGATTTGCAAAACAACATGAAGAACATGAAGAACGAGATGAAGAACATCAGCTTGTCGAGCTACAAATTACCCAACACTATTCAGAAACTTAGGAGCTCCCTAGAAAATTTA GTGGATGATGACAATGACGACAACAATGAGGTAAACTCCGAGCCGGTCATTACCTATCCGGATGATAGCAGAGCGCCTTCGGAAGTGGGATCGCCACAACCCAACAATGCCGTAGAAAGTTTGACTTTTCAGCACAAAACCACAAATAACTTCGTGAAGACAAAA GTGATTCAAGATGGACTCACAGCCGAGAAGGAGAGCGCAAACATGGCCCAATCTAAAAAGCTACAAACCGGAGACATGACCTTTGAGGAAAGGAAGGCTGCAGCTGCCCATACAGCCCGATTGGAAATGGACGGGATTTCTGCTGAAAAACGTCAAATCAAAGCAAAA GAAGCTAGAAGTCTAACATCAGGAGATGTAAGCCAGCAGGAATCCAAAAATTTAGCTCATACTAACATGACACTGAAGAGCGAGACTTTTAGCACTGAACAATCTGCCACAGAATCTCAAGAGCGACTTCAAAAAGTAACAGCTGGTGGAGTTTACAACAAGGAGCACAATCGATCTTCGACCAGGGAGACCATCACTACTAGTAAAGGATTAATTAAAGCTTCGGATGCCAAGATGATTTCTCAG CTGCACGGACTGATGAATGGCAATCCAGAAGAACAACTTCTCTCCACCTCATTCGATGACCTAGATCAGCTCTCGGCATCGTCCCAGCACAGCGACATACAGAGGGCAATAGATAAATATACCgcttatctggataactcaatTAAATACATCCAGAAGCAAGAACAAATTGGCAAAATCCCTCAAATCCTCAGCAAAATGAACGACGTTGTCCGTAAAGCATGGGCAGTGCCGACGTTCGGCCACGAATTAGGATACTCTTTATGCAACACCCTAAGGAAATGCGGGGGTCTGGACATCCTTATGAATAACTGCACGAAGTCTGAAGAAGATTTGCAGTTTAATAGTGCAAAACTTCTGGAACAGTGCCTTACAACTGAAAATCGTGGACACGTGGTAGAGAACGGTTTGGACAAAGTAGTAAATGTTGCCTGTTACTGCACGAAACATACGAATTCTGTAGAACATTCAAGAGTGGGGACTGGAATTCTCGAACATCTGTTCAAGCACAGTGAAGAAACTTGTAGCGACGTGGTTAGATTAGGAGGATTGGATGCTCTGCTGTTCGAATGTCGAAAAAGCGACGTTGAGACTCTGCGTCACTGTGCCGGAGCTCTGGCCAATTTAAGTCTGTACGGTGGGGCTGAAAATCAGGAAGCTATGATTAAACGCAAAGTACCCATGTGGCTGTTTCCACTGGCTTTCCATAACGATGACAATATCAAGTATTATGCCTGCTTGGCCATAACAGTTCTAGTAGCTAACGCCGAAATCGAATCTGAAGTAATCCAGTCCGGCACGTTAGATTTAGTGGAGCCTTTCGTTACTACGCACAACCCTTCGGAATTCGCCAAATCCAATCTCGCCCATGCTCACGGACAAAGCAAAACCTGGCTAAAGCATTTAGTACCAGTCCTAAGCTCAAAACGAGAAGAAGCGAGGAATTTAGCAGCTTTCCATTTTTGCATGGAGGCGGGAATCAAGAAACAACAAGGCAATACgaatattttccaagaaaTCGGAGCGACAGAGGCTTTAAAGAAAGTGGCAAGCTGCCCCAACGCTGTTGCCTCCAAATATGCAGCACAGGCCTTGAGGTTAATAGGGGAAGAGGTGCCGCATAAACTCAGCCAGCAAGTACCATTGTGGTCGTGTGAAGACGTGGAAGAGTGGGTGAAGCAAATCGGATTTTTAGAAATCGCACCTAGTTTCGTGGAAAGCAGAGTGGACGGGGATCTGTTGCTGCAACTTACCGAGGATAATTTGAGAGAGGACATTGGACTGACAAATGGAATTAAAAGGAAAAG ATTTACCAGAGAACTACAGAAACTAAAACGAATGGCTGATTACACGTCCCGAGACACGGCCAACATCAACAACTTCCTTCAATCGCTGGGCCCTGAATTTTCCACGTACACCTACAGCGTCTTGAATGCCGGAGTGGAAACCAAAGACGCCTTGAGGAACATCTCCGAAGACCAACTATTGCACGAGTGCGGCATCAAAAATTCCATCCACAGGTTTAGAATAATGGAGGGAATCAGGCAGCTAGAGAACAGGATAAGCAGCGAAATGAATGATGAGAGCCCGGACAAGTCCCTTGACGTCTTCGTCAGCTACAGGCGATCAAATGGTTCGCAACTGGCTAGTTTGCTGAAGGTTCACCTGCAGCTGCGAGGTTTTAGTGTGTTCATTGATGTGGAGAGACTGGAAGCGGgcaaatttgacaacaattTACTGCAGAGCATCCATAAggctaaacattttttgctggTGTTGACGCCGTTTGCTTTGGAGAGGTGCAAGCACGACCACGAGAAAAAAGACTGGGTACATAGG GAGATAGTGGCAGCTCTATCTGCAAACTGTAACATAATCCCTATCATTGACAATTTTACATTCCCCGAACCGGATGAACTTCCCGAAGATATGCGACAAGTGTGCCATTTCAATGCTGTACGGTGGATTCACGATTATCAAGATGCTTGTGTGGACAAACTTGAGAG GTTCATGCTAGGTGAACTAAAAGCCCGAAGCAGCGAAGGAAGTCTCATTAGAGTTGGCCTGAATAAGGGAGACATGACTCCTGGCACCCCCTCCAACCCTAATCTGGTAAGGCAGCCACCAAGCTACCAGAGAATGCACAGCAATGATTCTGGAAGCGGAAAGGGCTCGGATAAGGAGATGAACGGGAATTCGGGACTTCGAGATTGA